One Kineococcus aurantiacus genomic window carries:
- a CDS encoding cell division protein SepF, whose protein sequence is MAGALRNAMVYLGLAEDDRYAEDAEVEQARPRAEAAREVRHETREPIRPEPRPEVRHESRPDPAPERRAVPAPTAQVTPIRKQVAHVVPQTSASSPSSAGELHRITTIHPRTYNEAKIIGESFREGVPVIMNLTDMDDSDAKRLVDFSAGLVFGLHGSIERVTNKVFLLSPQNVEVATQEEERPVERTFFNQS, encoded by the coding sequence ATGGCCGGCGCGCTGCGCAATGCGATGGTCTACCTCGGCCTCGCCGAGGACGACCGCTACGCCGAGGACGCCGAGGTCGAACAGGCCCGCCCGCGGGCCGAGGCCGCCCGTGAGGTGCGCCACGAGACGCGCGAGCCGATCCGGCCCGAACCGCGCCCGGAGGTGCGGCACGAGTCCCGCCCGGACCCGGCCCCCGAACGTCGCGCCGTCCCCGCGCCCACCGCCCAGGTGACCCCGATCAGGAAGCAGGTGGCCCACGTGGTCCCCCAGACCTCCGCCTCGTCGCCCTCCTCGGCGGGCGAGCTGCACCGGATCACCACGATCCACCCGCGCACCTACAACGAGGCGAAGATCATCGGCGAGTCCTTCCGCGAGGGCGTCCCGGTCATCATGAACCTCACCGACATGGACGACTCCGATGCCAAGCGCCTCGTCGACTTCTCCGCCGGGCTCGTCTTCGGCCTGCACGGGTCCATCGAGCGTGTGACGAACAAGGTCTTCCTGCTCTCGCCGCAGAACGTCGAGGTGGCCACGCAGGAGGAGGAGCGTCCGGTGGAGCGGACGTTCTTCAACCAGTCCTGA
- a CDS encoding TraR/DksA family transcriptional regulator, with amino-acid sequence MHGASAGAATATASLGVTGRDARAAAVRELPVKDSEEAWTPAELAEVRGELTAEVDRLTRELDDATSSFSALVRSGGEGAGDDQVDHGATTAGREHEMTIVNNARDLLEQTQRALVRMSSGVYGVCESCGGAVGKARLQAFPRVTLCLPCKSRAERR; translated from the coding sequence ATGCACGGAGCGTCTGCGGGTGCGGCCACGGCGACGGCCTCGCTGGGGGTGACCGGGCGCGACGCGCGCGCGGCGGCGGTGCGCGAACTGCCGGTCAAGGACTCCGAGGAGGCCTGGACCCCGGCCGAGCTGGCCGAGGTCCGCGGTGAGCTCACGGCCGAGGTCGACCGCCTGACCCGTGAGCTCGACGACGCCACCTCCTCCTTCTCCGCCCTGGTCCGCTCCGGCGGCGAGGGAGCCGGTGACGACCAGGTCGACCACGGCGCCACCACGGCCGGCCGCGAGCACGAGATGACCATCGTCAACAACGCCCGCGACCTGCTGGAGCAGACCCAGCGCGCGCTGGTGCGGATGTCCTCGGGCGTCTACGGCGTCTGCGAGTCCTGCGGCGGCGCCGTCGGCAAGGCCCGGCTGCAGGCCTTCCCCCGCGTGACCCTCTGCCTGCCCTGCAAGTCCCGCGCCGAACGGCGCTGA
- a CDS encoding LON peptidase substrate-binding domain-containing protein, with protein MPQRLPLFPLGSVLFPGLVLPLNVFEPRYRVLVQDLVGDGALEDADGVRGFGVVAIKAGHEVGADGVHALHSVGCVALVREVTETDDGRYELVTVGASRFRVVGIDTDAGTPYLTGLVEPFGDDDVEDDDGDGRLTVLADSVARAFDDYREVLGIGGAEAPQDPRVLSYLVAAATVLDLDQRQRLLEAPDTVRRLQAELEVLRRETALITTFGAVPATELPEWPVNAN; from the coding sequence GTGCCGCAACGCCTCCCGCTGTTCCCCCTCGGCAGCGTCCTGTTCCCCGGTCTCGTCCTGCCCCTGAACGTCTTCGAGCCCCGGTACCGCGTGCTGGTGCAGGACCTCGTGGGCGACGGGGCTCTGGAGGACGCCGACGGCGTGCGCGGGTTCGGCGTCGTCGCGATCAAGGCCGGCCACGAGGTCGGCGCGGACGGCGTCCACGCCCTGCACAGCGTCGGCTGCGTCGCCCTGGTCCGGGAGGTCACCGAGACCGACGACGGCCGCTACGAGCTCGTGACGGTCGGTGCGAGCCGCTTCCGGGTCGTGGGCATCGACACCGACGCCGGCACCCCGTACCTGACGGGGCTCGTCGAGCCCTTCGGCGACGACGACGTCGAGGACGACGACGGCGACGGGCGCCTGACCGTCCTGGCCGACTCCGTGGCGCGCGCCTTCGACGACTACCGCGAGGTCCTCGGCATCGGCGGGGCCGAGGCGCCGCAGGACCCGCGGGTGCTGTCCTACCTCGTGGCCGCGGCCACGGTCCTGGACCTGGACCAGCGGCAGCGGCTGCTGGAGGCGCCCGACACCGTCAGGCGCCTGCAGGCCGAGCTGGAGGTCCTGCGGCGCGAAACCGCGCTGATCACCACCTTCGGGGCCGTCCCGGCGACGGAGCTGCCCGAGTGGCCCGTGAACGCGAACTGA
- a CDS encoding YggS family pyridoxal phosphate-dependent enzyme, translating into MSRREDLRAALARTRERVAAAERAAGRAPGSTTLVVVTKFFPASDVRELAAAGVRDVGENRDQEARAKAADLADLADPAGGDGLRWHFIGQLQTNKARSVAGYADAVHSVDRTRLAHALAEAAERAERHLGVFVQVDLAAALGLEADAGRGGAAGEDVLRVADAVAGAGHLRLRGLMAVAPLGVEPERAFAELARTAERVRRDHPGAAELSAGMSGDLEAAVAVGATHLRVGSAILGTRPPAR; encoded by the coding sequence GTGAGCCGGCGCGAGGACCTGCGCGCCGCCCTGGCCCGCACGCGCGAGCGGGTGGCCGCGGCCGAGCGCGCCGCCGGGCGGGCCCCCGGCAGCACCACGCTGGTCGTGGTGACGAAGTTCTTCCCCGCCTCCGACGTGCGCGAGCTCGCCGCCGCCGGGGTCCGGGACGTGGGGGAGAACCGCGACCAGGAGGCCCGCGCCAAGGCCGCCGACCTGGCCGACCTGGCCGACCCGGCCGGCGGGGACGGCCTGCGCTGGCACTTCATCGGGCAGCTGCAGACGAACAAGGCCCGCTCGGTGGCCGGGTACGCCGACGCGGTGCACTCGGTCGACCGGACGCGCCTGGCCCACGCGCTGGCCGAGGCGGCCGAGCGCGCCGAGCGGCACCTCGGCGTCTTCGTGCAGGTCGACCTGGCGGCCGCGCTGGGGCTCGAGGCCGACGCGGGCCGGGGCGGGGCGGCCGGTGAGGACGTCCTGCGCGTGGCCGACGCCGTGGCCGGGGCCGGGCACCTGCGGCTGCGCGGCCTGATGGCGGTGGCCCCGCTGGGGGTCGAGCCGGAGCGGGCCTTCGCCGAGCTGGCCCGGACCGCCGAGCGCGTGCGCCGCGACCACCCCGGCGCGGCGGAGCTGTCGGCCGGGATGAGCGGGGACCTCGAGGCCGCCGTGGCCGTGGGAGCGACACACCTGCGTGTCGGCAGCGCGATCCTGGGCACGCGCCCTCCCGCGCGGTAA
- the lspA gene encoding signal peptidase II translates to MSEADTSPPRSRRALWTLCVWAVVYVLDQVTKVLAVAHLTEGRPQPFVGELLQFHLIRNPGAAFSFATGFTWVFTLLAAVVVVVVVRMSRKLRSLPWALAFGFLLAGATGNLTDRLLREPGFARGHVVDFLQLPRWPIFNVADASICVAAVLIAVLAVRGVGLDGRREVRGARSGAESA, encoded by the coding sequence ATGAGCGAAGCCGACACCTCCCCGCCGCGATCGCGTCGCGCCCTGTGGACGCTGTGCGTCTGGGCCGTCGTCTACGTTCTCGACCAGGTCACCAAGGTCCTCGCGGTGGCGCACCTGACCGAGGGGCGGCCGCAGCCGTTCGTCGGTGAGCTGCTGCAGTTCCACCTGATCCGCAACCCCGGGGCGGCCTTCAGCTTCGCCACGGGGTTCACCTGGGTCTTCACGCTGCTGGCCGCCGTGGTGGTCGTCGTGGTGGTGCGCATGTCCCGCAAGCTGCGCAGCCTGCCGTGGGCCCTGGCCTTCGGCTTCCTGCTGGCCGGGGCGACCGGCAACCTCACCGACCGCCTCCTGCGCGAGCCGGGCTTCGCCCGCGGTCACGTCGTCGACTTCCTCCAGCTCCCGCGCTGGCCGATCTTCAACGTCGCCGACGCCAGCATCTGCGTCGCCGCCGTCCTCATCGCGGTCCTGGCGGTGCGCGGGGTCGGCCTCGACGGCCGCCGCGAGGTGCGCGGTGCGCGGAGCGGGGCCGAGAGTGCCTGA
- the ybaK gene encoding Cys-tRNA(Pro) deacylase, whose protein sequence is MAKKADTGTPALKLLTARGIDHVPHPYDHGAHHDDGAGFGDEAVRQLRAAGLDVDGHRVFKTLLADVDGRLVCAVVPVAGMLDLKALAAAAGGKKAVMADPARAQRSSGYVVGGISPLGQRTALPTFVDASAQRFATVLVSAGRRGLQVELAPQDLVAVTGGSFADLGR, encoded by the coding sequence ATGGCGAAGAAGGCGGACACCGGCACGCCCGCGCTGAAGCTGCTCACCGCGCGCGGGATCGACCACGTGCCGCACCCCTACGACCACGGCGCCCACCACGACGACGGCGCGGGCTTCGGCGACGAGGCCGTGCGCCAGCTGCGGGCCGCCGGGCTCGACGTGGACGGGCACCGGGTCTTCAAGACCCTGCTCGCCGACGTCGACGGGCGGCTGGTCTGCGCCGTCGTGCCCGTCGCCGGGATGCTCGACCTCAAGGCGCTCGCCGCGGCGGCCGGGGGGAAGAAGGCCGTCATGGCCGACCCGGCGCGCGCCCAGCGCAGCAGCGGGTACGTCGTGGGCGGGATCAGCCCGCTGGGGCAGCGGACGGCGCTGCCGACGTTCGTCGACGCCTCCGCGCAGCGGTTCGCGACCGTGCTCGTCAGCGCCGGGCGGCGCGGGCTGCAGGTCGAGCTGGCGCCGCAGGACCTCGTGGCGGTCACCGGCGGGAGCTTCGCCGACCTCGGCCGGTGA
- a CDS encoding YggT family protein gives MALFFGILEFLVLIFFICLIGRLILDWVQALSREWRPRGVVLVLAEAVYTVTDPPLKLLRKILPPLRLGAVQLDLAFLVLAILCSILMPVLDGASNRYA, from the coding sequence GTGGCCCTGTTCTTCGGCATCCTCGAGTTCCTCGTCCTGATCTTCTTCATCTGCCTGATCGGGCGGCTCATCCTCGACTGGGTGCAGGCGCTCTCACGGGAGTGGCGCCCGCGCGGGGTGGTGCTCGTGCTGGCCGAGGCCGTCTACACGGTCACCGACCCGCCGCTGAAGCTGCTGCGCAAGATCCTGCCGCCGCTGCGTCTGGGGGCGGTCCAGCTGGACCTGGCCTTCCTGGTGCTGGCGATCCTCTGCTCGATCCTCATGCCGGTCCTCGACGGGGCGTCCAACCGCTACGCCTGA
- a CDS encoding RluA family pseudouridine synthase, whose protein sequence is MPEIRSLPVPDGLEGERVDAALSRLLGLSRTRIAELTADGLVVVDGAAVGKSDRLRAGAWLEVEVPDPPAAPQVVAETVEGLTVVHDDDDLVVVDKPVGVAAHPSPGWTGPTVVGGLAGAGYRISTSGSAERQGVVHRLDVGTSGLMVVAKSEHAYTALKRAFKERTVDKVYHALVQGHPDPLRGTIDAPIGRHPGSAWKFAVTAEGKPSVTHYEVLEAFRAAALCEIHLETGRTHQIRVHFSALKHPCVGDLTYGADPTLAARLGVSRQWLHAVRLGFEHPGTGQAVEFTSSYPADLATALGRLQD, encoded by the coding sequence GTGCCTGAGATCCGCAGCCTGCCCGTCCCCGACGGCCTGGAGGGCGAACGCGTCGACGCGGCCCTGTCCCGCCTGCTGGGCCTGTCCCGCACCCGGATCGCCGAGCTGACCGCCGACGGCCTCGTCGTCGTCGACGGCGCGGCCGTGGGCAAGTCGGACCGGCTGCGCGCCGGGGCCTGGCTCGAGGTGGAGGTCCCCGACCCGCCCGCCGCCCCGCAGGTCGTCGCCGAGACCGTCGAGGGCCTGACGGTCGTGCACGACGACGACGACCTCGTCGTCGTGGACAAGCCCGTGGGGGTCGCCGCCCACCCCAGCCCCGGCTGGACGGGCCCGACCGTCGTCGGCGGCCTGGCCGGCGCCGGCTACCGCATCTCCACCTCGGGCTCGGCCGAGCGCCAGGGCGTCGTGCACCGGCTCGACGTGGGCACCTCCGGGCTCATGGTCGTGGCCAAGAGCGAGCACGCCTACACGGCGCTCAAGCGGGCCTTCAAGGAGCGCACGGTCGACAAGGTCTACCACGCGCTGGTCCAGGGGCACCCGGACCCGTTGCGGGGCACCATCGACGCCCCCATCGGCCGGCACCCCGGCAGCGCCTGGAAGTTCGCCGTCACGGCCGAGGGCAAGCCCAGCGTCACCCACTACGAGGTCCTGGAGGCCTTCCGGGCGGCGGCGCTGTGCGAGATCCACCTCGAGACCGGCCGCACCCACCAGATCCGCGTGCACTTCTCCGCGCTGAAGCACCCCTGCGTGGGGGACCTGACCTACGGGGCCGACCCGACGCTGGCCGCCCGTCTGGGGGTCTCGCGGCAGTGGCTGCACGCGGTCCGGCTGGGCTTCGAGCACCCCGGGACGGGGCAGGCCGTGGAGTTCACGAGCTCCTACCCGGCCGACCTGGCCACGGCCCTGGGCCGTCTGCAGGACTGA
- a CDS encoding DivIVA domain-containing protein, with protein sequence MPLTPEDVVEKRFNPTRVREGYAQDEVDDFLDEVVAELRRLNAENAELRGQLNQCQARVSELTRAGAQTAPAAEAAPAAPEEAPEVVAQAAPEVVVVPEPSPAPAPAEAQVDAAGTPGGEDAAARAAGVIALAQRLHDEYVREGESQRDALVMAAHEEAERLVAEAEEKRDRTLGDLEGRRLQLQQSIQQLHGRETTYREQLEQFMATQLEDLRRVARAVPDDAVTS encoded by the coding sequence ATGCCGCTCACTCCCGAAGACGTCGTCGAGAAGCGTTTCAACCCCACGCGGGTGCGCGAGGGGTACGCCCAGGACGAGGTCGACGACTTCCTCGACGAGGTGGTCGCCGAGCTGCGCCGCCTGAACGCCGAGAACGCCGAGCTACGCGGCCAGCTGAACCAGTGCCAGGCGCGGGTCTCGGAGCTGACGCGCGCCGGGGCCCAGACCGCGCCCGCCGCGGAGGCGGCCCCCGCGGCGCCGGAGGAGGCGCCGGAGGTCGTCGCGCAGGCGGCTCCCGAGGTCGTCGTGGTGCCCGAGCCGTCCCCGGCCCCGGCGCCCGCCGAGGCCCAGGTCGACGCAGCGGGGACGCCGGGGGGCGAGGACGCCGCGGCCCGGGCCGCCGGGGTCATCGCCCTGGCCCAGCGCCTGCACGACGAGTACGTCCGGGAGGGGGAGTCGCAGCGCGACGCCCTGGTGATGGCCGCCCACGAGGAGGCCGAGCGCCTGGTCGCCGAGGCCGAGGAGAAGCGGGACCGGACGCTCGGGGACCTCGAGGGGCGCCGGCTCCAGCTGCAGCAGTCCATCCAGCAGCTGCACGGCCGGGAGACGACCTACCGGGAGCAGCTCGAGCAGTTCATGGCCACCCAGCTGGAGGACCTGCGCCGCGTCGCTCGCGCCGTCCCGGACGACGCCGTCACCTCCTGA
- the dnaE gene encoding DNA polymerase III subunit alpha, translated as MSAGPSSSDSFVHLHVHTEYSMLDGAAKVDDLFRTAAELGMPAVATTDHGFVFGAYDFWKTAKKHGVKPIIGVEAYLTPGTARQDKTRVKWGDPNGRSGDDVSGAGSYTHMTMLAQNTTGMHNLFKMSSLASLEGFLYKPRMDRELLSQYADGLIATTGCPSGEVQTRLRLGQYDEARRAAADYRDIFGRENFFCELMDHGLDIERRVHDDLLKLAKDLDLPLLATNDLHYTHAEDARAHEALLCVQSGSTLADPKRFKFDSTDFYLKSPAEMRHLWRDHPEACDNTLLIAERCEVEFTESTGAYMPRFPCPPGENEESWFVKEVWAGLNHRYDGAIPDDVRKQADYEIEVITSKGYAGYFLVVADFINWSKANGIRVGPGRGSGAGSMAAYAMKITDLDPLRHGLFFERFLNPERMSMPDFDVDFDERRRGEVIQYVVEKYGSDRVAQIVTYGTIKAKQAVKDSSRVLGFPFSMGDRITKAMPPAVMGKDIPLSGIFDPNHKRYSEAGEFRELYKSDPEVVKVVDTARGLEGLKRQWGVHAAGVIMSSDPLIDLIPIMKREADGAIITQFDYPTCETLGLVKMDFLGLRNLTILDDALKNVVANGKEPVDLEKLELDDKATFDLLGRGDTLGVFQFDGGPMRSLLRLMRPDNFEDISAVGALYRPGPMGAGSHTAYARRKNGQEPITPIHPELEEPLKDILGTTYGLIVYQEQVMSIAQKVAGYTLGSADLLRRAMGKKKREVLDAEFVGFEKGMLDNGFSKECVKALWDILVPFSDYAFNKAHSAAYGLVSYWTAYLKANYPAEYMAAVLTSVRDDKDKSALYLNECRRMGIKVLPPDVNASSANFTAVGADIRFGLTAIRNVGANVVDAVVDARTAKGRYENFQDFLTKVPAVVCNKRTIESLIKAGAFDSLGHVRRALVAKHEDAVDAVVDVKRNEAIGQFDLFAGLGGEDGPAGAGGFEVVIPDLPEWEKSELLAHERQMLGLYVSDHPLFGLERLLQNASDVPIATLLEDESRPDGSNITIAGMITGLQRKTTKQGNYWAIVTVEDLAGAIECLFFPQAYTDVAQLLAEDLVVVVKGRLNRRDEVPTIYASGLSVPDISSTDGVPVTVTLPTARCTPKVVEQLKTVLETHRGSTEVRLRLTKNGGGSGTLMRLDDSLRVTPSPALFGDLKQLLGASCLV; from the coding sequence ATGTCAGCCGGCCCGTCGTCCAGCGACTCGTTCGTCCACCTGCACGTCCACACCGAGTACTCGATGCTCGACGGTGCGGCGAAGGTGGACGACCTCTTCCGCACGGCCGCCGAGCTGGGGATGCCCGCCGTCGCCACGACCGACCACGGCTTCGTCTTCGGCGCCTACGACTTCTGGAAGACGGCCAAGAAGCACGGCGTGAAGCCGATCATCGGCGTCGAGGCGTACCTGACGCCGGGCACGGCCCGCCAGGACAAGACGCGCGTGAAGTGGGGCGACCCCAACGGCCGCTCGGGCGACGACGTCTCCGGTGCCGGGTCGTACACCCACATGACGATGCTGGCCCAGAACACGACCGGCATGCACAACCTGTTCAAGATGAGCAGCCTGGCCAGCCTGGAGGGTTTCCTCTACAAGCCCCGCATGGACCGCGAGCTGCTGTCGCAGTACGCCGACGGGCTGATCGCCACGACCGGCTGCCCCTCGGGGGAGGTCCAGACCCGGCTGCGCCTGGGCCAGTACGACGAGGCCCGCCGGGCGGCCGCGGACTACCGCGACATCTTCGGCCGGGAGAACTTCTTCTGCGAGCTCATGGACCACGGCCTCGACATCGAGCGCCGCGTCCACGACGACCTGCTCAAGCTCGCCAAGGACCTCGACCTGCCGCTGCTGGCCACCAACGACCTGCACTACACCCACGCCGAGGACGCCCGCGCCCACGAGGCGCTGCTGTGCGTGCAGTCGGGGTCCACGCTGGCCGACCCCAAGCGCTTCAAGTTCGACTCCACCGACTTCTACCTCAAGAGCCCGGCCGAGATGCGCCACCTGTGGCGCGACCACCCCGAGGCCTGCGACAACACCCTGCTCATCGCCGAGCGGTGCGAGGTCGAGTTCACCGAGTCCACCGGCGCCTACATGCCCCGCTTCCCCTGCCCTCCGGGGGAGAACGAGGAGAGCTGGTTCGTCAAGGAGGTCTGGGCCGGCCTGAACCACCGCTACGACGGCGCCATCCCCGACGACGTCCGCAAGCAGGCCGACTACGAGATCGAGGTCATCACCTCCAAGGGGTACGCCGGGTACTTCCTCGTCGTCGCCGACTTCATCAACTGGTCCAAGGCCAACGGCATCCGCGTGGGCCCGGGCCGCGGGTCCGGCGCCGGGTCGATGGCCGCCTACGCCATGAAGATCACCGACCTGGACCCGTTGCGGCACGGCCTGTTCTTCGAGCGCTTCCTCAACCCCGAGCGCATGTCGATGCCCGACTTCGACGTCGACTTCGACGAGCGCCGCCGCGGTGAGGTCATCCAGTACGTCGTGGAGAAGTACGGCAGCGACCGCGTCGCCCAGATCGTCACCTACGGCACCATCAAGGCCAAGCAGGCCGTCAAGGACTCCTCCCGCGTGCTGGGTTTCCCCTTCTCCATGGGGGACCGGATCACCAAGGCGATGCCGCCGGCCGTCATGGGCAAGGACATCCCGCTGTCGGGCATCTTCGACCCGAACCACAAGCGGTACTCCGAGGCCGGGGAGTTCCGCGAGCTCTACAAGTCCGACCCCGAGGTCGTGAAGGTCGTCGACACCGCCCGCGGCCTGGAGGGCCTGAAGCGGCAGTGGGGCGTGCACGCCGCCGGCGTCATCATGTCGTCGGACCCGCTGATCGACCTCATCCCGATCATGAAGCGCGAGGCCGACGGCGCGATCATCACGCAGTTCGACTACCCGACGTGCGAGACGCTCGGGCTGGTCAAGATGGACTTCCTCGGCCTGCGCAACCTCACGATCCTCGACGACGCGCTGAAGAACGTCGTCGCCAACGGCAAGGAACCCGTCGACCTCGAGAAGCTCGAGCTCGACGACAAGGCGACGTTCGACCTGCTCGGCCGCGGGGACACCCTGGGCGTCTTCCAGTTCGACGGCGGCCCCATGCGCTCGCTGCTGCGCCTCATGCGGCCGGACAACTTCGAGGACATCTCCGCCGTCGGCGCGCTGTACCGGCCGGGCCCGATGGGTGCCGGTTCGCACACGGCGTACGCCCGGCGCAAGAACGGCCAGGAGCCGATCACCCCGATCCACCCCGAGCTCGAGGAACCCCTCAAGGACATCCTCGGCACGACCTACGGCTTGATCGTGTACCAGGAGCAGGTCATGTCGATCGCGCAGAAGGTCGCCGGGTACACCCTCGGCAGCGCCGACCTGCTGCGCCGCGCGATGGGCAAGAAGAAGCGCGAGGTCCTCGACGCCGAGTTCGTCGGCTTCGAGAAGGGCATGCTGGACAACGGCTTCAGCAAGGAGTGCGTCAAGGCGCTGTGGGACATCCTCGTCCCCTTCTCCGACTACGCCTTCAACAAGGCCCACTCGGCGGCGTACGGCCTGGTCTCCTACTGGACGGCCTACCTCAAGGCCAACTACCCGGCCGAGTACATGGCCGCGGTCCTGACCAGCGTGCGCGACGACAAGGACAAGTCGGCGCTGTACCTCAACGAGTGCCGCCGCATGGGCATCAAGGTGCTGCCGCCGGACGTCAACGCCTCCAGCGCGAACTTCACCGCCGTCGGCGCCGACATCCGGTTCGGCCTGACCGCCATCCGCAACGTGGGGGCCAACGTCGTCGACGCGGTCGTGGACGCCCGCACCGCCAAGGGCCGGTACGAGAACTTCCAGGACTTCCTCACCAAGGTCCCGGCGGTGGTCTGCAACAAGCGGACCATCGAGTCGCTCATCAAGGCCGGTGCGTTCGACTCCCTCGGGCACGTCCGCCGCGCGCTGGTCGCCAAGCACGAGGACGCCGTCGACGCCGTCGTGGACGTCAAGCGCAACGAGGCCATCGGCCAGTTCGACCTGTTCGCCGGTCTCGGCGGCGAGGACGGCCCGGCCGGTGCGGGCGGTTTCGAGGTCGTCATCCCCGACCTGCCCGAGTGGGAGAAGTCCGAGCTGCTCGCCCACGAGCGGCAGATGCTGGGCCTGTACGTCTCCGACCACCCCCTGTTCGGGCTGGAGCGGCTGCTGCAGAACGCCTCCGACGTGCCGATCGCGACGCTGCTGGAGGACGAGTCCCGGCCCGACGGCTCGAACATCACCATCGCAGGGATGATCACGGGCCTGCAGCGCAAGACGACCAAGCAGGGCAACTACTGGGCCATCGTCACCGTCGAGGACCTCGCCGGGGCCATCGAGTGCCTGTTCTTCCCCCAGGCCTACACCGACGTCGCGCAGCTGCTGGCCGAGGACCTCGTCGTCGTCGTCAAGGGCCGGCTGAACCGCCGCGACGAGGTGCCGACGATCTACGCCTCCGGGCTGAGCGTCCCCGACATCTCCTCCACCGACGGGGTGCCGGTGACGGTGACCCTGCCGACGGCCCGCTGCACGCCGAAGGTCGTGGAGCAGCTCAAGACGGTGCTGGAGACCCACCGGGGCTCCACCGAGGTCCGGCTGCGGCTGACGAAGAACGGCGGCGGCAGCGGCACGCTCATGCGGCTGGACGACTCGCTGCGCGTGACGCCCAGCCCGGCGCTGTTCGGGGACCTCAAGCAGCTGCTCGGGGCCTCGTGCCTGGTGTGA
- the pgeF gene encoding peptidoglycan editing factor PgeF, which produces MSTSTVPLLDAGLPAGVRGGFTTRAGAPGSGAYPGLNLGDHVGDDPAVVAAHRDALRRSVRADALVVPQQVHGAQVVEVVSPPATAPTADALFTRVPGIAVAVVVADCVPVLVAGAGVVGVAHAGRPGLVAGVVPALVGAVRAAGARDLVAVVGPSICGACYEVPRQMADDVAALVPAARARTRRGTPAVDVAAGVLAQLADLGVPARHVARCTSEHDDLFSYRRDGVTGRSGGVVVLA; this is translated from the coding sequence GTGAGCACCAGCACCGTCCCGCTGCTGGACGCCGGCCTGCCGGCCGGTGTCCGCGGCGGGTTCACCACCCGCGCCGGGGCGCCGGGTTCGGGCGCCTACCCGGGCCTGAACCTCGGCGACCACGTCGGGGACGACCCCGCCGTCGTGGCCGCGCACCGGGACGCGCTGCGCCGCAGCGTCCGCGCCGACGCCCTCGTGGTGCCGCAGCAGGTCCACGGCGCGCAGGTCGTCGAGGTCGTCAGCCCGCCCGCCACGGCACCCACCGCCGACGCGCTGTTCACGCGCGTGCCCGGCATCGCCGTGGCCGTCGTCGTCGCCGACTGCGTCCCGGTCCTGGTGGCCGGGGCCGGTGTCGTGGGCGTCGCGCACGCCGGCCGCCCCGGTCTGGTCGCCGGGGTGGTCCCCGCCCTCGTGGGGGCGGTGCGCGCCGCGGGGGCGCGCGACCTCGTGGCCGTCGTGGGCCCCTCGATCTGCGGCGCCTGCTACGAGGTGCCCCGGCAGATGGCCGACGACGTCGCCGCCCTCGTCCCGGCCGCGCGGGCCCGCACGCGTCGCGGCACCCCCGCCGTCGACGTCGCCGCCGGTGTCCTGGCCCAGCTCGCCGACCTCGGCGTCCCGGCCCGGCACGTCGCGCGCTGCACGTCCGAGCACGACGACCTCTTCTCCTACCGCCGCGACGGCGTCACCGGCCGCAGCGGCGGGGTCGTGGTCCTGGCGTGA